In Carassius auratus strain Wakin unplaced genomic scaffold, ASM336829v1 scaf_tig00217329, whole genome shotgun sequence, a single window of DNA contains:
- the LOC113100667 gene encoding zinc finger protein 501-like: MRVHTEENSFTCGQCGTSFKQSANLKIHMNIHTKEKQHSCDQCGKVFLCASLLKKHLKVCAEEKPNSCHLCGKSFLHLQSLKEHQKIHTAVREHMCIECEKTFSSASSLKQQQRIHTGEKPYKCSHCDKRFSQSVHLKTHERVHTGEKPYKCSHCDKRFRVSSSLKTHERIHTGEKPYKCSHCDKRFSVSSSLKTHERIHTGEKPYKCSHCDKRFSRSANLKTHESVHTGEKPYKCSHCDKRFSDSSSLKTHEMIRTGEKPYKCSHCDKRFSVSSSLKKHERIHTGEKPYKCSHCDKRFSQSVHLKTHERVHTGEKPYKCSHCDKRFSNSSSLKTHERIHTGEKPYKCSHCDKRFSGLSSLKTHERIHTGVKRFKCSHCDKRFSQSVHLKTHERVHTGEKPYKCSHCDKRFSGLSSLKTHERIHTGEKPFKCSHCVKRFSGLSSLKTHERIHTGEKPYKCSHCDKRFGQSIHLKTHVRIHTGEKLYH, from the coding sequence atgagagttcatactgaaGAGAATTCATTCACTTGTGGTCAGTGCGGTACGAGTTTCAAACAATCAGCAAACCTGAAgatacacatgaacatccacactaaAGAGAAGCAGCACTCATGTGATCAATGTGgtaaagtgtttttatgtgcttcaCTTCTGAAGAAACACTTGAAAGTTTGTGCAGAAGAGAAACCaaattcatgtcatttgtgtggtaagagttttttgcatctacaaagtttgaaagaacatcaGAAAATACACACTGCTGTGAGGGAGCACATGTGCattgagtgtgaaaagacttttagttCAGCGAGCAGTTTAAAACAGCAacagaggattcacactggagagaaaccttataagtgttcacactgtgacaagagattcagtcagtcagtacatctaaaaacacatgaaagggtccacactggagagaaaccgtataagtgttcacactgtgacaagagattcagagtttcatcaagtctgaaaacacatgagaggattcacactggcgAGAAAccgtataagtgttcacactgtgacaagagattcagtgtttcatcaagtctgaaaacacatgagaggattcacactggagagaaaccttataagtgttcacattgtgacaagagattcagtcgatCAGCAAATCTAAAAACACATGAAAGtgtccacactggagagaaaccttacaagtgttcacactgtgacaagagattcagtgattcatcaagtctgaaaacacatgagatgatccgcactggagagaaaccgtataagtgttcacactgtgacaagagattcagtgtttcatcaagtctgaaaaaacatgagaggattcacactggagagaaaccttataagtgttcacactgtgacaagagattcagtcagtcagtacatctaaaaacacatgaaagggtccacactggagagaaaccttataagtgttcacactgtgacaagagattcagtaactcatcaagtctgaaaacacacgagaggattcacactggagagaaaccgtataagtgttcacactgtgacaagagattcagtggtttatcaagtctgaaaacacatgagaggattcacactggagtgaaacgttttaagtgttcacactgtgacaagagattcagtcagtcagtacatctaaaaacacatgaaagggtccacactggagagaaaccgtataagtgttcacactgtgacaagagattcagtggtttatcaagtctgaaaacacatgagaggattcacactggagagaaaccttttaagtgttcacactgtgtcaAGAGATTCAGTggtttatcaagtctgaaaacacatgagagaatccacactggagagaaaccgtataagtgttcacactgtgacaagagattcggtCAGTCAatacatctgaaaacacatgtgaggattcacactggagagaaactgtatcactaa